The Tistrella mobilis genome window below encodes:
- the dnaN gene encoding DNA polymerase III subunit beta, producing MKLTIERAALLRALTHVQSVVERRNTIPILANVQVEAEASGRLRLTATDLDLSVVEDVPATVGQPGRTTVPAHTLHDIVRKLPDGAEVELALDAAKGQVKLTAGRYASALSVLPAEDFPEIAEGNLPFAFSLPAEELKRLIDKTRFAISTEETRYYLNGIYLHVAEGPDGRRLRAVATDGHRLARVEADVPEGAAGMPGVIVPRKAVGELRKLVDEVEAEVSVALSETKIRFVFGDVVLVSKLIDGSFPDYERVIPAGNDKMVRIDCKPFAAAVDRVATISSEKSRAVRFSLTDGRLDLAVTSPDNGSASEELTVDYEGQHIDIGFNSRYVLDVAGQIDGDLMELAIADGASPVVIRDTADAGALYVLMPMRI from the coding sequence ATGAAGCTGACCATCGAACGCGCCGCCCTGCTCCGCGCGCTGACCCACGTGCAGAGCGTCGTCGAGCGCCGCAACACGATTCCGATCCTGGCCAATGTGCAGGTCGAGGCGGAAGCCTCGGGCCGGCTTCGCCTGACCGCCACCGATCTGGATCTGTCGGTGGTGGAGGATGTGCCGGCGACGGTGGGGCAGCCGGGGCGGACCACCGTGCCGGCGCACACGCTGCACGACATCGTCCGCAAGCTGCCCGACGGAGCCGAGGTCGAGCTGGCGCTTGATGCCGCCAAGGGCCAGGTGAAGCTGACTGCCGGGCGCTACGCTTCGGCGCTGTCGGTGCTGCCGGCCGAGGATTTCCCCGAGATCGCCGAGGGCAACCTGCCCTTCGCCTTTTCGCTGCCGGCCGAGGAGCTGAAGCGGCTGATCGATAAGACCCGCTTCGCAATCTCCACCGAAGAGACGCGCTACTACCTGAACGGTATCTATCTGCATGTGGCCGAAGGGCCGGATGGCCGCCGGCTGCGTGCGGTCGCGACCGATGGTCACCGCTTGGCGCGTGTCGAGGCGGATGTACCAGAAGGCGCGGCCGGCATGCCTGGCGTGATCGTGCCCCGCAAGGCGGTGGGCGAGTTGCGCAAGCTGGTCGACGAGGTCGAGGCTGAGGTGTCTGTGGCACTGTCGGAAACCAAGATCCGCTTCGTCTTCGGCGATGTGGTCCTGGTCTCGAAGCTGATCGACGGCTCGTTCCCGGATTACGAGCGGGTGATCCCGGCGGGCAACGACAAGATGGTGCGCATCGACTGCAAGCCCTTCGCGGCCGCGGTGGATCGTGTCGCCACGATTTCGAGCGAGAAGTCGCGCGCCGTACGGTTCTCGCTCACCGATGGCCGGCTTGATCTTGCCGTGACCAGCCCGGATAACGGCTCGGCAAGTGAAGAGCTGACGGTCGACTACGAAGGCCAGCACATCGATATCGGCTTCAACTCGCGCTATGTGCTTGATGTGGCCGGCCAGATCGACGGCGATCTGATGGAGCTGGCGATCGCTGACGGGGCTTCGCCGGTGGTGATCCGCGACACGGCGGACGCCGGTGCGCTCTATGTGCTGATGCCGATGCGGATTTGA
- the recF gene encoding DNA replication/repair protein RecF, with amino-acid sequence MITSDLTDFPERVTGAASLRPGVMRPAITRLVLTGFRNYPTLRLALDPAPVVLTGPNGAGKTNLLEAVSMLAPGRGLRGARLGEMDRLAPGEEIRAAGGGWAVAATVETADGPVEVGTGLAGGGLERERRIVRVDGRNSSAAELGRRWSVLWVTPAMDRLFVEGAGNRRRFFDRLVYGLDPDHAGRIAAYEQAMRERARLLRDGRRDPAWLGTLEATMAAKGVAIAAARLGFASQLKSVLVAGGHGFPKARIAIEGEVEAALAGQPALAVEDGLARRLAENRGIDAETGTTRAGVHRTDLAVTHEGNGMPAARCSTGEQKALLLALVLAVARLKRTVEGSAPILLLDEVAAHLDAERRDALYDVLVSLGAQAWLTGTDRPLFAGLGGGRAQFVRITDASAIRDQIVDPAGTSLPAADDHDRG; translated from the coding sequence TTGATCACGTCCGACCTCACCGATTTTCCGGAGCGCGTGACCGGTGCCGCGTCCTTGCGGCCCGGCGTGATGCGACCGGCCATCACCAGGCTGGTCCTGACCGGCTTCCGCAATTACCCGACCCTGCGTCTGGCGCTGGATCCGGCACCGGTGGTGCTGACCGGGCCCAATGGTGCCGGTAAAACCAATCTGCTTGAAGCCGTGTCTATGCTGGCTCCCGGGCGCGGTCTGCGCGGTGCGCGGCTTGGGGAAATGGACCGGCTGGCTCCGGGCGAGGAGATCCGCGCTGCCGGCGGCGGTTGGGCAGTTGCGGCGACGGTCGAGACGGCCGACGGTCCGGTCGAGGTCGGCACCGGCCTGGCCGGTGGCGGTCTGGAGCGTGAGCGCCGGATTGTCCGGGTGGATGGGCGTAATTCGAGCGCAGCGGAACTCGGGCGGCGCTGGTCGGTCCTCTGGGTGACGCCGGCGATGGACCGGCTGTTCGTCGAGGGGGCGGGCAACCGGCGGCGGTTCTTCGACCGGCTGGTCTATGGGCTGGATCCCGACCATGCCGGGCGGATCGCCGCCTACGAGCAGGCGATGCGCGAGCGGGCGCGTTTGCTGCGAGATGGCCGGCGGGATCCCGCCTGGCTTGGCACGCTGGAGGCGACCATGGCCGCCAAGGGCGTTGCGATCGCGGCTGCGCGGCTGGGTTTCGCAAGCCAGCTGAAATCGGTTCTGGTGGCGGGTGGTCACGGCTTCCCCAAGGCCCGGATTGCGATTGAGGGCGAGGTGGAGGCGGCACTTGCCGGCCAGCCCGCCCTTGCGGTGGAAGACGGGCTGGCCCGACGGCTGGCCGAAAACCGGGGGATCGATGCCGAGACCGGGACGACCCGGGCCGGTGTCCATCGCACGGATCTGGCCGTGACCCACGAGGGCAACGGCATGCCGGCGGCGCGCTGCTCCACCGGCGAACAGAAGGCGCTGCTGCTGGCCCTGGTGCTGGCGGTGGCACGGCTGAAACGGACGGTGGAAGGATCGGCGCCGATCCTGCTGCTGGATGAAGTTGCAGCCCATCTCGATGCCGAGCGACGCGACGCGCTGTATGACGTGCTCGTTTCGCTTGGCGCCCAGGCCTGGCTTACCGGCACCGACCGCCCGCTCTTCGCCGGGCTCGGCGGCGGACGGGCGCAGTTCGTGCGGATCACCGATGCCTCGGCGATCCGCGACCAGATCGTCGACCCTGCCGGCACTTCCCTGCCGGCGGCGGACGACCATGACCGAGGATGA
- the gyrB gene encoding DNA topoisomerase (ATP-hydrolyzing) subunit B: MTEQPAHSPSETAIAATSYGADSIKVLRGLDAVRKRPGMYIGDTDDGSGLHHMVYEVVDNAIDEALAGWCDTVDVVLNPDGSVTVRDNGRGIPVDIHEEEGVSAAEVIMTQLHAGGKFDQNSYKVSGGLHGVGVSVVNALSEWLELRIWRAGNEHFMRFRMGNAEAPLEIVGPSGDRTGSEITFLPSTDIFTRTEFDAATLERRLRELAFLNSGVTIEFTDLRAETPAVHRMHYEGGIEAFVRYLDRSKSPLHSLPITVSGERSGITVEVSMQWNDSYHENVLCFTNNIPQRDGGTHLAGFRAALTRTINAYAASSGLAKREKVAISGEDAREGLTCVLSVKVPDPKFSSQTKDKLVSSEVKPAVENLVGERLDQWFEEHPQDAKAIVGKVVEAAVAREAARKARELTRRKSALDITSLPGKLADCQERDPAKSEIFLVEGDSAGGSAKQGRNRANQAILPLRGKILNVERARFDKMLSSAEIGTLISALGCGIGRDDFDPDKLRYHKIIIMTDADVDGSHIRTLLLTFFYRQMPELIKRGHLFIAQPPLYRIKRGSSEVYLKGELELENHLIAQALEDTVLTLASGAQHAGGDLRVIVERSRDVANQLKAIARRAPLWLLEEAALAGALSEAAFADRAAAERAGTVLVSRLDARANEHDRGWSFAVETGAAEGEIGPSAGAGRAGEVRRIRVRRELRGMQESYAIDASLSRGGEARLISRHLAELGPVFDGVATIAFDKGREVRVVAPRDLFEAVLEAGRRGIQVQRYKGLGEMNADQLWETTMDPNSRTLLQVRINHADEADEIFTTLMGDVVEPRRNFIQDNALNVSNLDV; encoded by the coding sequence ATGACAGAGCAGCCCGCACACTCCCCGTCCGAGACTGCCATCGCAGCCACGTCCTATGGCGCCGATTCGATCAAGGTGCTGCGCGGCCTGGATGCCGTGCGCAAGCGTCCCGGCATGTATATCGGCGATACCGACGACGGCTCGGGCCTGCACCACATGGTCTACGAGGTGGTCGACAATGCCATCGACGAGGCACTGGCCGGCTGGTGCGATACCGTCGATGTGGTGTTGAACCCGGACGGGTCGGTGACCGTGCGCGATAACGGCCGCGGCATCCCGGTTGATATCCACGAGGAAGAGGGTGTGTCGGCGGCCGAGGTCATCATGACCCAGCTGCATGCCGGCGGTAAGTTCGACCAGAACTCCTATAAGGTCTCGGGCGGTCTGCACGGCGTCGGCGTGTCGGTGGTGAATGCGCTGTCGGAATGGCTGGAGCTGCGCATCTGGCGGGCGGGCAACGAGCATTTCATGCGGTTCCGCATGGGCAATGCCGAGGCTCCGCTTGAAATCGTCGGGCCCTCCGGCGACCGGACCGGCAGCGAAATCACTTTCCTGCCGTCGACCGACATCTTCACCAGGACCGAATTCGACGCGGCGACCCTTGAACGGCGCCTGCGTGAGCTGGCCTTCCTGAACTCCGGCGTGACGATCGAGTTCACCGACCTGCGGGCGGAGACACCGGCGGTCCATCGCATGCATTACGAGGGCGGTATCGAAGCCTTCGTGCGCTATCTGGACCGCAGCAAGTCGCCGCTGCACTCGCTGCCGATCACCGTGTCGGGTGAGCGCAGCGGGATCACGGTCGAAGTATCGATGCAGTGGAACGACAGCTATCACGAGAATGTTCTCTGCTTCACCAACAACATCCCGCAGCGGGACGGCGGCACCCATCTGGCCGGTTTCCGTGCGGCGCTGACCCGCACGATCAACGCTTATGCGGCGTCTTCCGGCCTTGCCAAGCGCGAGAAAGTTGCGATCTCGGGCGAGGATGCGCGCGAGGGTCTGACCTGCGTTCTGTCGGTGAAGGTGCCGGACCCGAAATTCTCGTCCCAGACCAAGGACAAGCTGGTCAGTTCCGAAGTGAAGCCGGCGGTTGAGAATCTGGTGGGCGAGCGTCTGGACCAGTGGTTCGAGGAACACCCGCAGGACGCCAAGGCGATCGTCGGCAAGGTGGTCGAGGCGGCGGTGGCGCGCGAGGCGGCACGCAAGGCCCGCGAACTCACCCGGCGCAAGAGCGCGCTCGATATCACCAGCCTGCCCGGCAAGCTGGCCGACTGTCAGGAGCGCGACCCCGCCAAGTCCGAAATCTTCCTGGTCGAGGGTGATTCGGCAGGCGGCTCCGCCAAGCAGGGCCGCAATCGTGCCAATCAGGCGATCCTGCCGCTGCGCGGCAAGATCCTGAACGTGGAGCGCGCCCGCTTCGACAAGATGCTGAGCTCGGCCGAAATCGGCACGCTGATCTCGGCGCTGGGCTGCGGCATCGGCCGGGACGACTTCGATCCCGACAAGCTGCGCTACCACAAGATCATCATCATGACCGACGCGGACGTGGACGGCAGCCATATCCGCACCCTGCTGCTCACCTTCTTCTATCGCCAGATGCCCGAGCTGATCAAACGCGGCCATCTGTTCATCGCCCAGCCGCCGCTCTACCGCATCAAGCGCGGGTCGAGCGAGGTGTATCTGAAGGGCGAGCTGGAGCTAGAGAACCACCTGATCGCCCAGGCGCTGGAGGACACCGTTCTCACCCTGGCCTCGGGTGCCCAGCATGCCGGCGGTGACCTGCGGGTGATCGTGGAGCGCTCACGCGATGTCGCCAACCAGCTGAAGGCCATCGCACGGCGTGCGCCGCTCTGGCTGCTGGAAGAAGCGGCCCTCGCCGGCGCGCTTTCCGAGGCTGCCTTTGCCGACCGGGCGGCGGCGGAACGCGCCGGTACCGTCCTGGTCAGTCGGCTGGATGCCCGTGCCAACGAGCATGATCGCGGCTGGTCCTTCGCGGTCGAGACCGGTGCCGCGGAAGGCGAGATCGGCCCCTCGGCCGGTGCCGGCCGGGCGGGCGAGGTGCGGCGGATCCGGGTGCGCCGCGAGCTGCGCGGCATGCAGGAAAGCTATGCCATCGATGCCAGCCTCTCGCGTGGCGGCGAGGCGCGGCTGATCAGCCGTCATCTGGCCGAACTGGGCCCGGTCTTCGACGGCGTTGCCACGATCGCCTTCGACAAGGGGCGCGAGGTGCGGGTCGTCGCCCCGCGTGATCTCTTCGAGGCGGTGCTGGAGGCCGGGCGTCGCGGCATTCAGGTGCAGCGCTATAAGGGGCTGGGCGAGATGAACGCCGACCAGCTGTGGGAGACCACCATGGATCCCAACAGCCGCACCCTGCTTCAGGTTCGGATCAATCACGCCGACGAGGCGGATGAAATCTTCACCACCCTGATGGGCGATGTGGTGGAGCCGCGCCGCAACTTCATTCAGGACAACGCGCTGAACGTTTCCAACCTGGACGTGTGA
- a CDS encoding class III extradiol ring-cleavage dioxygenase has product MSQAATARIPAIYIPHGGGPCFFMDWTPRDTWARMGDFLRGLIVGLPVRPRAILMVSAHWMTDDFAVTGAAAPELIYDYYGFPPHTYQLRYPAPGDPTLAARVVDLLRAADLAAHVDPARGFDHGMFIPLLLAAPEADLPVVQLSIRNDLDPASHLAAGTALGALRDEGVLILGSGMSFHNMRGYGDPRFAPISDSFDAWLTDAVEATPAARHAALTHWAEAPAARLCHPPRAEEHLIPLMVAAGAAPEGRGRKIFSDRVMETTVSAFRFD; this is encoded by the coding sequence ATGAGCCAGGCCGCGACCGCGCGCATACCCGCAATCTACATCCCCCATGGCGGCGGCCCCTGCTTCTTCATGGACTGGACGCCCCGCGACACCTGGGCCCGCATGGGCGACTTTCTGCGCGGGCTGATCGTCGGGCTGCCGGTGCGGCCGCGCGCGATCCTGATGGTCTCCGCCCACTGGATGACCGACGATTTTGCCGTCACCGGTGCCGCGGCGCCGGAGCTGATCTACGACTATTACGGCTTCCCGCCACACACCTATCAGCTGCGCTATCCGGCGCCCGGCGATCCCACCCTCGCCGCCCGGGTAGTCGATCTGCTGAGGGCCGCCGACCTCGCCGCCCATGTCGACCCCGCGCGCGGTTTCGACCACGGCATGTTCATCCCGCTGCTGCTCGCAGCCCCCGAGGCCGATCTGCCGGTGGTTCAGCTGTCGATCCGCAATGATCTGGATCCGGCAAGCCACCTCGCCGCCGGTACAGCCCTTGGCGCATTGCGTGACGAGGGCGTGTTGATCCTGGGCAGCGGCATGAGCTTCCACAACATGCGTGGCTATGGCGATCCGCGCTTCGCCCCGATCTCCGACAGCTTCGACGCCTGGCTGACCGATGCAGTAGAGGCCACCCCCGCCGCCCGCCATGCGGCGCTGACGCACTGGGCGGAGGCACCCGCGGCACGGCTCTGCCACCCGCCCCGGGCGGAAGAGCACCTGATACCGCTCATGGTCGCCGCGGGTGCGGCACCCGAAGGACGGGGCCGGAAGATCTTTTCCGACCGGGTGATGGAGACGACGGTTTCGGCGTTCCGGTTCGATTGA
- a CDS encoding transglycosylase domain-containing protein → MRRVGIAAGVVALVFAGYIAWVLRDLPSLDELNKPAAEPGITVLARDGTAIAVYGRLTGRQITVNDLPPALVEAVLSTEDRRFYEHPGIDIFGIGRAVYANLSAGRVVQGGSTITQQLAKMLFLTPERSFERKLREAVMALRLEAVYDKNEILARYLNRAYFGAGAYGIDAAARRYFDKPVEELDVGQSAMLAGLLQAPSAYAPTSAAERAERRMRAVVQNLVDVGYLTPEAAKEVRVPKLAPSARATVGATNRRWFADWVLDQLSAHIEPTTRDIVVRTSLDAELQSAAEAAVSEVLAADGPQLKAGQGAFVAVAPDGGVLAMVGGRDYRTSQFNRATQAWRQPGSTFKLFTFLAALEAGWAPDSLVLDAPVTVDGWSPANFEPEYAGEVPLAQVAARSLNTATVRVAEEVGRDRVIATARRLGLSGDLPRVPSVTLGTGSETLLEMTAAYAALANQGRPVQPWAIEDVRAADGSVLYQRTAPDPVEPVLSAHTVEAINAMLVKAVETGTGRAAQLRGAVIAGKTGTTQDYRDAWFIGYTGAVSAGVWVGNDDDAPMRGVTGGRLPAKIWARAMSEGGGRMMLVPPPVLETKAPAPVPPPSDDPLSRLLRGLFGEETTEPSQPGRPSAPQPAHPAPSQPSRLSNPPAFPGERFDR, encoded by the coding sequence TTGCGCCGGGTCGGCATCGCTGCTGGCGTGGTGGCGCTGGTCTTTGCCGGCTACATCGCCTGGGTGTTGCGCGATCTGCCGTCGCTGGATGAACTGAACAAGCCTGCGGCGGAGCCGGGCATCACCGTGCTGGCGCGCGATGGTACCGCAATCGCCGTCTACGGCCGGCTGACCGGCCGCCAGATCACCGTCAACGATCTGCCGCCGGCCCTGGTCGAGGCGGTGCTTTCCACCGAAGACCGGCGGTTCTACGAGCATCCCGGTATCGACATCTTCGGCATCGGTCGCGCGGTCTATGCCAATCTTTCGGCCGGCCGGGTGGTGCAGGGCGGCAGCACCATCACCCAGCAGCTGGCCAAGATGCTGTTCCTGACTCCGGAACGCTCTTTCGAGCGTAAGCTGCGCGAAGCGGTGATGGCGCTCCGCCTGGAGGCGGTCTACGACAAGAACGAGATCCTGGCCCGCTATCTGAACCGGGCCTATTTCGGCGCCGGCGCCTATGGCATCGACGCGGCGGCGCGGCGCTATTTCGACAAGCCGGTCGAGGAGCTTGATGTCGGCCAGTCTGCGATGCTCGCGGGTTTGCTCCAGGCCCCCTCGGCCTATGCACCGACCTCTGCGGCCGAGCGGGCGGAGCGGCGGATGAGGGCGGTGGTCCAGAACCTGGTCGATGTCGGCTATCTGACGCCGGAGGCAGCGAAAGAGGTGCGGGTGCCCAAGCTCGCTCCCTCGGCCCGGGCGACGGTGGGCGCCACCAACCGGCGCTGGTTCGCCGACTGGGTGCTGGACCAGCTCTCGGCCCATATCGAGCCCACCACCCGCGACATCGTGGTCCGCACCAGCCTGGATGCGGAGTTGCAGAGTGCCGCGGAAGCCGCGGTGAGCGAGGTGCTGGCAGCCGACGGGCCGCAACTCAAGGCGGGCCAGGGAGCTTTTGTGGCGGTGGCGCCTGATGGCGGCGTTCTGGCGATGGTCGGCGGCCGTGACTATCGCACCAGCCAGTTCAACCGCGCGACCCAGGCCTGGCGGCAGCCGGGGTCCACCTTCAAGCTCTTCACCTTTCTGGCCGCGCTGGAAGCGGGTTGGGCGCCGGACAGCCTGGTACTGGATGCGCCGGTGACGGTAGATGGCTGGTCGCCGGCCAATTTCGAGCCGGAATATGCGGGCGAAGTGCCGCTGGCGCAGGTCGCGGCGCGCTCGCTCAACACCGCAACCGTGCGGGTGGCCGAAGAAGTCGGGCGTGATCGGGTGATTGCCACTGCCCGCCGGCTTGGCCTGTCGGGCGACCTGCCGCGGGTGCCGAGCGTGACTCTGGGGACCGGTTCCGAGACCCTGCTGGAGATGACCGCGGCCTATGCGGCACTTGCCAATCAGGGCCGTCCTGTCCAGCCCTGGGCCATCGAGGACGTGCGGGCGGCTGACGGGAGCGTGCTTTATCAGCGTACGGCGCCGGACCCTGTCGAGCCGGTTCTGTCGGCCCATACCGTCGAGGCGATCAACGCCATGCTGGTCAAGGCGGTGGAGACGGGGACCGGCCGTGCCGCTCAGCTGCGGGGCGCCGTCATCGCGGGCAAGACCGGCACGACCCAGGACTACCGTGACGCCTGGTTCATCGGCTATACCGGCGCCGTCTCGGCCGGTGTCTGGGTTGGCAATGATGATGACGCGCCCATGCGCGGCGTGACCGGTGGCCGGCTGCCGGCCAAGATCTGGGCGCGGGCGATGTCGGAAGGTGGCGGCCGGATGATGCTGGTGCCGCCGCCGGTGCTGGAGACCAAGGCACCGGCACCGGTGCCCCCACCGTCGGATGATCCGCTCTCGCGCCTGCTGCGCGGCCTGTTCGGTGAGGAGACGACAGAGCCCTCTCAGCCTGGGCGCCCGTCGGCACCGCAGCCTGCTCACCCGGCACCTTCCCAGCCGTCACGACTTTCGAACCCACCGGCCTTCCCCGGGGAGCGTTTCGACCGCTGA
- a CDS encoding multidrug effflux MFS transporter: MSSPTPGSGRGAAPSRGITLVLIALTALGPLSTDLYLPSLPAMGRDLGADAATAQLTLTGYMWGLALAQLVYGPVSDALGRRPVLIAGMAVQVVASVLCLYSATIDQLVMARVLQGAGACAGAVIGRALVRDLFPPERAGSIFASITSATALAPMVAPMIGGQIEVLFGWRGNFAALGVLGILLIASAVTILPEPITNRDLSRIRPVAILRAMSDLLHDRRFVGLGICTCSAFGALFAWVSNSSVLLIEGYGIRPERFGLYFGLAVAGYVAGAGIGGRLVMRLGSLRLLTIGLCLMATGGLVMLAQALTGTDSALGVTAGAAFLLAGAGFALPQAFTAAILPYPHMAGTASALIGSTQMTTGGIVAAATAPLADGTPIPIAGTILVLATIALTANRLLVHRPNRPA; this comes from the coding sequence ATGTCCTCCCCCACCCCCGGCTCCGGCCGCGGTGCCGCCCCCAGCCGCGGTATCACCCTGGTCCTGATCGCGCTGACGGCCCTCGGGCCGCTCTCGACCGATCTCTATCTCCCCTCGCTGCCGGCGATGGGGCGGGATCTGGGCGCGGATGCCGCGACCGCACAGCTGACCCTGACCGGCTACATGTGGGGGCTGGCCCTTGCCCAGCTGGTCTACGGCCCCGTATCGGATGCGCTGGGCCGCCGGCCGGTGCTGATCGCCGGCATGGCGGTGCAGGTCGTGGCTTCGGTTCTCTGTCTCTATTCTGCGACCATCGACCAGCTGGTCATGGCCCGGGTGCTGCAGGGGGCAGGCGCCTGTGCGGGTGCCGTGATCGGCCGCGCCCTGGTCCGCGACCTGTTTCCGCCCGAACGCGCCGGATCGATCTTTGCCTCGATCACCTCCGCAACCGCGCTCGCCCCCATGGTGGCACCGATGATCGGCGGGCAGATCGAGGTGCTGTTCGGCTGGCGCGGCAATTTCGCCGCCCTCGGTGTGCTCGGCATTCTGCTGATCGCAAGCGCCGTCACCATTCTGCCGGAGCCGATCACCAATCGCGATCTCAGCCGGATCCGGCCGGTCGCCATCCTGCGGGCGATGAGCGACCTGCTCCACGACCGCCGTTTCGTGGGTCTGGGCATCTGCACCTGCTCCGCCTTCGGCGCGCTTTTCGCCTGGGTGTCGAATTCCTCGGTGCTGCTGATCGAGGGCTACGGCATCCGGCCTGAGCGTTTCGGTCTCTATTTCGGTCTGGCCGTCGCCGGCTATGTGGCCGGTGCCGGTATCGGCGGGCGGCTGGTGATGCGGCTGGGCTCGCTGCGTCTGCTGACCATCGGACTCTGCCTGATGGCAACCGGCGGCCTGGTCATGCTGGCCCAGGCGCTGACCGGCACCGACAGCGCCCTTGGCGTCACCGCCGGCGCCGCTTTCCTGCTTGCCGGTGCCGGTTTCGCCCTGCCTCAGGCCTTCACCGCGGCCATTCTGCCCTATCCCCACATGGCCGGCACCGCCAGCGCGCTGATCGGCAGCACCCAGATGACCACGGGCGGTATCGTCGCTGCCGCCACGGCGCCGCTTGCCGACGGCACGCCGATCCCGATCGCGGGCACCATCCTGGTACTCGCCACCATTGCCCTCACCGCCAACAGGCTGCTGGTCCACCGGCCCAACCGGCCGGCCTGA
- a CDS encoding citrate synthase, translating to MTINAGLEGIVVAETDLSLVDGKNGYLVYRGNWAKDLAISRTYEDVVHLLWRGHLPDERESEAFRAELAARRKLPDYLKTIIRALPPETDTMSVLRTATSAIGDRSFAWPPTFEQASEILAKAPTIIAYRNALNTGRDPIEPDERLGHAENYLYMLHGEKPTRVHTRALDAYIILTAEHGLNASTFTGRVITSTRSDIASAITGAIGALKGPLHGGAPSEVDTMLEEIGTKENAEPWLRQQIEAGERLMGFGHRVYKTMDPRAVALRQVADSFAGEDPWFDLSVHVEETAVRLLSEYKPGRNLYPNVEFWAAAVLRGVRIPTDLYTPTFGLARMAGWSAHILEQADKNRLIRPESTYVGEMPKAS from the coding sequence GTGACGATCAATGCAGGTCTCGAAGGGATTGTCGTCGCCGAGACGGATCTGTCGCTTGTCGACGGCAAGAACGGCTATCTGGTCTATCGTGGCAATTGGGCCAAGGATCTCGCGATCTCCCGCACCTACGAGGATGTGGTCCACCTGCTGTGGCGCGGCCACCTGCCCGACGAACGCGAGAGCGAGGCCTTCCGTGCCGAGCTGGCGGCCCGCCGCAAGCTTCCCGACTATCTGAAGACGATCATCCGGGCGCTGCCGCCCGAGACCGACACCATGAGCGTGCTGCGCACGGCGACCTCGGCGATCGGTGATCGCAGCTTTGCCTGGCCGCCTACTTTCGAGCAGGCCTCGGAGATCCTGGCCAAGGCGCCGACGATCATCGCCTATCGCAATGCGCTGAACACCGGCCGCGATCCGATCGAGCCGGATGAGCGCCTCGGCCATGCCGAGAACTATCTCTATATGCTCCATGGCGAGAAGCCGACCCGGGTCCATACCCGCGCGCTCGACGCCTACATCATCCTGACTGCTGAGCACGGGCTCAATGCCTCGACCTTCACCGGTCGGGTGATCACCTCGACCCGTTCCGACATCGCGTCTGCGATCACCGGCGCGATCGGTGCGCTGAAGGGCCCGCTTCACGGCGGCGCGCCCTCGGAAGTCGATACGATGCTGGAGGAGATCGGCACCAAGGAGAATGCCGAGCCCTGGCTGCGCCAGCAGATCGAGGCCGGTGAGCGCCTGATGGGCTTCGGCCACCGGGTCTACAAGACCATGGATCCGCGCGCCGTGGCACTCCGCCAGGTGGCAGACAGCTTTGCCGGCGAGGATCCCTGGTTCGATCTCTCGGTCCATGTCGAGGAGACCGCGGTACGACTGCTGTCGGAATACAAGCCCGGCCGTAATCTCTATCCGAATGTCGAGTTCTGGGCGGCGGCGGTGCTGCGCGGCGTGCGCATCCCCACCGACCTTTATACCCCGACCTTCGGGCTGGCGCGCATGGCCGGCTGGTCGGCGCATATCCTGGAACAGGCCGACAAGAACCGCCTGATCCGACCGGAATCGACCTATGTCGGCGAGATGCCCAAGGCGTCCTGA